CTACGTCCGGCTCTTCCACGGCTGGCAGCCGACCCCCGTCCAGGCACCCACCCTGCTTCTCCGGGCCACCGAGCCGATGTTCGGCTGGTCGCGCGACGGTGACTGGCGCTCCTCCTGGACGCTGCCGCACACCGCTGTGGACACCCCCGGCAACCACTTCTCGGTCATGGAGGACCACGCCGTCACCACGGCACGGGCCGTCGACGAGTGGCTGTCCGCCTTCCCTGCTCCCCGCTCAGTTCCGTCTCCCCTGCTTCCCGCTCAGTTCCGTCCCTCGACCTGAAAGCGACGATGCGATGAGCAACCACGCCGACGACAACCCGTGGATCCGGCGGTTCCACCACACCGCCGACAGCCGCCTCACCCTGGTCTGCTTCCCGCACGCCGGTGGCGCGGCCAGCTTCTTCTACCCCGTCTCCGACGCCTTGCAGTCCACGCTCCAGGTAGTGGCGCTGCAGTACCCGGGCCGGCAGGACCGGCGGCACGAGCGGCCGCTGACCACGATCGCCGAGCTGGCCGACGAGTCGTTCACCGCGCTGCGCCCGCTGATGGACCGGCCGCTGGCCTTCTTCGGACACAGCATGGGCGCCACTCTGGCCTTCGAGGTCGCCGTGCGGATGAAGCGCGAACTGGCCGGCGCCCCCGTCACGCTGTTCGCCTCCAGCCGCCGCGCCCCCTCCCGGCACCGGGTGGAGACCGTGCACCAGCGCGACGACGAGGGAATCGTCGCCGAGCTGAAGAACCTCAGCGGCACCGACTCCCGCCTGATGGGTGACGAGGAGCTGCTGCGGATGATCCTGCCGGCGATCCGCAGCGACTACACCGCCGCCGAGACCTACCGGTACCACC
The nucleotide sequence above comes from Streptomyces sp. NL15-2K. Encoded proteins:
- a CDS encoding alpha/beta fold hydrolase, encoding MSNHADDNPWIRRFHHTADSRLTLVCFPHAGGAASFFYPVSDALQSTLQVVALQYPGRQDRRHERPLTTIAELADESFTALRPLMDRPLAFFGHSMGATLAFEVAVRMKRELAGAPVTLFASSRRAPSRHRVETVHQRDDEGIVAELKNLSGTDSRLMGDEELLRMILPAIRSDYTAAETYRYHPGPTLDCPIVALVSDSDPKVTVDEARSWADHTTGGFELHQFSGGHFYLAQHQRAVINLISDQLLSLAL